Proteins from a genomic interval of Ictalurus furcatus strain D&B chromosome 2, Billie_1.0, whole genome shotgun sequence:
- the rnf44 gene encoding RING finger protein 44 isoform X5, producing MRPWEIAVNRRPPTAPLNQRSFIGGPCNAPVHLRRSPPARWQWGQRDRTAAHASPRQDENFPHPAFPQQQHQHQAVPVEEARQYSQAGAPPRMLHPSTHPPQQTSIMVDLHEQMHQGSVPISYTVTTVTTHGFPMHTGQPIPACNAQQLPACSVMFSGQLSLLCCLPPPLIQACTMHHLPVSYQAFPPLISSEHFLLHPSPPVAPHQPPALAPLSHFIPLQPQHPRMPLQRVENEVDLRGEQHHLGTFSYPAAHHPPAAMPPSVPLQYHLPQEPLHQELPFAVPYPHMLPRRGSGQRYRLQQPLPPPPPPPPYYPGFLPYFLSMLPVPPTAVGPAISLDLDVDDVEMENYEALLNLAERLGEAKPRGLTKADIEQLPSYRFNSEKHQSEQTLCVVCFSDFESRQLLRVLPCNHEFHAKCVDKWLKSNRTCPICRADASEVHRDVE from the exons TCCTCCAGCGCGCTGGCAGTGGGGGCAGCGAGACAGAACGGCTGCGCACGCTTCCCCGCGGCAGGATGAGAATTTTCCCCACCCCGCATTCCCTCAGCAGCAGCACCAGCACCAGGCCGTTCCTGTAGAGGAGGCGAGGCAGTACAGCCAAGCCGGCGCACCGCCCCGCATGCTCCATCCGTCCACACACCCGCCGCAGCAGACCTCCATCATGGTGGACCTTCATGAACAA ATGCACCAAGGATCTGTTCCGATATCTTACACAGTTACCACGGTGACGACCCACGGCTTtcccatgcacacagggcagccGATCCCAGCATGCAACGCGCAGCAGCTCCCAGCATGCTCGGTAATGTTCAGCGGACAGCTCTCTCTGCTCTGCTGCCTTCCTCCTCCT CTAATCCAGGCGTGCACCATGCACCATTTACCCGTGTCTTACCAGGCCTTTCCGCCTCTGATCTCCAGCGAGCATTTCCTCCTGCACCCGAGTCCTCCAGTGGCACCGCATCAGCCCCCGGCGCTGGCGCCACTCAGCCACTTCATCCCCCTGCAGCCCCAGCACCCACGCATG CCTCTGCAAAGAGTGGAGAACGAGGTGGACCTGAGAGGAGAGCAGCACCATTTGGGAACTTTCTCGTACCCTGCGGCTCATCACCCACCAGCAGCCATGCCCCCTTCCGTGCCCCTGCAGTACCACCTGCCCCAAGAACCCCTACATCAGGAGCTGCCCTTTGCGGTG CCATATCCACACATGCTGCCCAGGCGTGGGAGTGGCCAGAGGTATCGCTTACAGCAGCCGctgcctcctcctccccctcctccacccTACTACCCCGGCTTCCTCCCTTACTTCCT CTCGATGCTTCCTGTGCCTCCGACTGCTGTGGGTCCGGCTATCAGCTTGGACCTGGACGTGGACGACGTAGAGATGGAGAACTACGAG GCGTTACTGAACCTCGCAGAGAGGCTCGGTGAGGCTAAACCTCGAGGACTGACGAAGGCCGACATCGAACAGCTTCCGTCCTACAGGTTCAACTCGGAAAAACACCAATCAGAACAGACCCT GTGTGTCGTTTGCTTTAGTGATTTTGAGTCAAGGCAGCTACTTCGAGTATTACCCTGTAATCACGAGTTTCACGCAAAGTGTGTGGACAAATGGTTAAAG AGTAACCGCACGTGTCCAATCTGCCGTGCGGACGCTTCCGAAGTTCACCGTGACGTGGAGTGA
- the rnf44 gene encoding RING finger protein 44 isoform X4, giving the protein MRPWEIAVNRRPPTAPLNQRSFIGGPCNAPVHLRRSPPARWQWGQRDRTAAHASPRQDENFPHPAFPQQQHQHQAVPVEEARQYSQAGAPPRMLHPSTHPPQQTSIMVDLHEQMHQGSVPISYTVTTVTTHGFPMHTGQPIPACNAQQLPACSVMFSGQLSLLCCLPPPLIQACTMHHLPVSYQAFPPLISSEHFLLHPSPPVAPHQPPALAPLSHFIPLQPQHPRMPLQRVENEVDLRGEQHHLGTFSYPAAHHPPAAMPPSVPLQYHLPQEPLHQELPFAVVSENPYPHMLPRRGSGQRYRLQQPLPPPPPPPPYYPGFLPYFLSMLPVPPTAVGPAISLDLDVDDVEMENYEALLNLAERLGEAKPRGLTKADIEQLPSYRFNSEKHQSEQTLCVVCFSDFESRQLLRVLPCNHEFHAKCVDKWLKSNRTCPICRADASEVHRDVE; this is encoded by the exons TCCTCCAGCGCGCTGGCAGTGGGGGCAGCGAGACAGAACGGCTGCGCACGCTTCCCCGCGGCAGGATGAGAATTTTCCCCACCCCGCATTCCCTCAGCAGCAGCACCAGCACCAGGCCGTTCCTGTAGAGGAGGCGAGGCAGTACAGCCAAGCCGGCGCACCGCCCCGCATGCTCCATCCGTCCACACACCCGCCGCAGCAGACCTCCATCATGGTGGACCTTCATGAACAA ATGCACCAAGGATCTGTTCCGATATCTTACACAGTTACCACGGTGACGACCCACGGCTTtcccatgcacacagggcagccGATCCCAGCATGCAACGCGCAGCAGCTCCCAGCATGCTCGGTAATGTTCAGCGGACAGCTCTCTCTGCTCTGCTGCCTTCCTCCTCCT CTAATCCAGGCGTGCACCATGCACCATTTACCCGTGTCTTACCAGGCCTTTCCGCCTCTGATCTCCAGCGAGCATTTCCTCCTGCACCCGAGTCCTCCAGTGGCACCGCATCAGCCCCCGGCGCTGGCGCCACTCAGCCACTTCATCCCCCTGCAGCCCCAGCACCCACGCATG CCTCTGCAAAGAGTGGAGAACGAGGTGGACCTGAGAGGAGAGCAGCACCATTTGGGAACTTTCTCGTACCCTGCGGCTCATCACCCACCAGCAGCCATGCCCCCTTCCGTGCCCCTGCAGTACCACCTGCCCCAAGAACCCCTACATCAGGAGCTGCCCTTTGCGGTGGTGAGTGAAAAT CCATATCCACACATGCTGCCCAGGCGTGGGAGTGGCCAGAGGTATCGCTTACAGCAGCCGctgcctcctcctccccctcctccacccTACTACCCCGGCTTCCTCCCTTACTTCCT CTCGATGCTTCCTGTGCCTCCGACTGCTGTGGGTCCGGCTATCAGCTTGGACCTGGACGTGGACGACGTAGAGATGGAGAACTACGAG GCGTTACTGAACCTCGCAGAGAGGCTCGGTGAGGCTAAACCTCGAGGACTGACGAAGGCCGACATCGAACAGCTTCCGTCCTACAGGTTCAACTCGGAAAAACACCAATCAGAACAGACCCT GTGTGTCGTTTGCTTTAGTGATTTTGAGTCAAGGCAGCTACTTCGAGTATTACCCTGTAATCACGAGTTTCACGCAAAGTGTGTGGACAAATGGTTAAAG AGTAACCGCACGTGTCCAATCTGCCGTGCGGACGCTTCCGAAGTTCACCGTGACGTGGAGTGA